The following proteins are encoded in a genomic region of Streptomyces collinus Tu 365:
- the lipB gene encoding lipoyl(octanoyl) transferase LipB, with protein sequence MSELRFVRMGFGADAVDYQEAWDEQRRVHAARFADEIPDTVLLLEHPPVYTAGRRTDDSERPLDGTPVIDVDRGGKITWHGPGQLVGYPIQKLPRPVDVVAHVRRLEEALIRTCAEYGVETTRIEGRSGVWVLGDPVERRPALGGLSLDFDPRIADEEFDPRLNGPQYAPSNAGQRREDRKIAAIGIRVAKGVTMHGFSFNVNPDNRWFDRIIPCGIRDAGVASLAAELGRDITIEEVLPVVERHLRDILENAELKPRVIEKASA encoded by the coding sequence GTGAGTGAGTTGCGGTTCGTCCGCATGGGGTTCGGCGCGGATGCCGTCGATTACCAGGAGGCGTGGGACGAGCAGCGCCGGGTGCACGCGGCCCGGTTCGCGGACGAGATCCCGGACACCGTGCTGCTGCTGGAGCACCCCCCGGTGTACACGGCCGGCCGGCGCACCGACGACAGCGAGCGCCCGCTGGACGGCACCCCGGTCATCGACGTGGACCGCGGCGGCAAGATCACCTGGCACGGCCCCGGCCAGCTCGTGGGCTACCCGATCCAGAAGCTCCCGCGACCGGTGGACGTGGTCGCGCACGTACGGCGCCTGGAGGAGGCCCTGATCCGCACCTGCGCCGAGTACGGCGTGGAGACCACCCGGATCGAGGGCCGCAGCGGGGTGTGGGTGCTCGGCGACCCGGTCGAGCGGCGGCCCGCGCTCGGCGGCCTCTCCCTCGACTTCGACCCGCGGATCGCCGACGAGGAGTTCGACCCGCGGCTGAACGGTCCTCAGTACGCGCCCTCCAACGCCGGCCAGCGCCGCGAGGACCGCAAGATCGCCGCGATCGGCATCCGGGTCGCCAAGGGTGTCACCATGCACGGGTTCTCCTTCAACGTGAACCCGGACAACCGGTGGTTCGACCGCATCATCCCGTGCGGCATCCGGGACGCGGGCGTGGCCTCGCTGGCGGCCGAACTGGGCCGCGACATCACGATCGAGGAGGTCCTGCCGGTGGTGGAACGCCACCTGCGCGACATCCTGGAGAACGCGGAGCTCAAGCCGCGGGTGATCGAGAAGGCTTCCGCCTGA
- the lipA gene encoding lipoyl synthase, with product MSAVAPDGRKMLRLEVRNSQTPIERKPEWIKTRAKMGPEYTKMQNLVKSEGLHTVCQEAGCPNIYECWEDREATFLIGGDQCTRRCDFCQIDTGKPEALDRDEPRRVGESVVTMDLNYATITGVARDDLEDGGAWLYAETVRQIHAQTADREAGRTKVELLAPDFNAVPEQLAEVFSARPEVFAHNVETVPRIFKRIRPGFRYERSLKVITEARDFGLVTKSNLILGMGETREEVSEALRQLHEAGCELITITQYLRPSVRHHPVERWVKPHEFVELKEEAEQIGFSGVMSGPLVRSSYRAGRLYQMAVEKRGSYIATQAV from the coding sequence GTGTCCGCAGTCGCACCCGACGGACGCAAGATGCTGCGCCTGGAGGTCCGCAACAGCCAGACCCCCATCGAGCGCAAGCCCGAGTGGATCAAGACCCGGGCGAAAATGGGTCCCGAGTACACGAAGATGCAGAACCTCGTGAAGAGCGAGGGCCTGCACACGGTCTGCCAGGAAGCCGGCTGCCCGAACATCTACGAGTGCTGGGAGGACCGCGAGGCGACCTTCCTCATCGGCGGCGACCAGTGCACCCGGCGCTGCGACTTCTGCCAGATCGACACCGGCAAGCCCGAGGCGCTCGACCGCGACGAGCCGCGCCGCGTGGGCGAGTCCGTGGTCACCATGGACCTGAACTACGCCACCATCACCGGCGTCGCCCGCGACGACCTGGAGGACGGCGGCGCCTGGCTCTACGCCGAGACCGTGCGCCAGATCCACGCGCAGACGGCGGACCGCGAGGCCGGCCGGACCAAGGTCGAGCTGCTGGCCCCCGACTTCAACGCGGTCCCCGAGCAGCTCGCGGAGGTCTTCTCCGCCCGCCCCGAGGTGTTCGCGCACAACGTCGAGACGGTCCCGCGGATCTTCAAGCGGATCCGCCCCGGTTTCCGCTACGAGCGCTCGCTGAAGGTCATCACCGAGGCCCGCGACTTCGGCCTGGTGACCAAGTCAAACCTGATCCTCGGCATGGGCGAGACCCGCGAGGAGGTGAGCGAGGCGCTGCGGCAGCTGCACGAGGCCGGCTGTGAGCTGATCACCATCACCCAGTACCTGCGCCCCTCCGTCCGGCACCACCCGGTGGAGCGCTGGGTCAAGCCGCACGAGTTCGTGGAGCTGAAGGAGGAGGCCGAGCAGATCGGCTTCTCCGGTGTGATGTCCGGTCCCCTGGTCCGTTCCTCGTACCGCGCCGGCCGCCTCTACCAGATGGCCGTCGAGAAGCGCGGCTCCTACATCGCCACCCAGGCGGTGTGA